The Clostridioides difficile genome has a segment encoding these proteins:
- the atpC gene encoding ATP synthase F1 subunit epsilon: MASEFSLKVVTPDDTFYDGEVEMIVVRTTKGDKGVLKGHIPFVSGIPVGTLKIKKDGNFKEAKIAEGFVNVDQNKTVILTESAEWI, encoded by the coding sequence ATGGCTAGTGAATTTTCATTGAAAGTTGTAACTCCAGATGATACATTTTATGATGGAGAAGTTGAGATGATAGTAGTTAGAACTACAAAGGGAGACAAAGGGGTATTAAAAGGTCACATACCTTTTGTTTCAGGTATACCTGTAGGGACTTTGAAGATAAAAAAAGATGGAAATTTTAAAGAAGCAAAGATAGCAGAAGGATTTGTTAATGTAGACCAAAATAAAACTGTTATATTGACAGAATCTGCTGAATGGATTTAA
- the acpS gene encoding holo-ACP synthase, whose translation MDIFDIGVDIVEIDRIKKAVEKNNRFLEKIFTDKEIEYFNSKNFKAESIAGNFAAKEAISKSMGTGIRMFNFKDIEVLRNEMGKPIVKTYNNLAKMCIDYNVLEIKVSISHSKDYAIANAITIIKD comes from the coding sequence ATGGATATATTTGATATTGGAGTAGACATAGTTGAAATCGACAGAATAAAAAAAGCTGTAGAAAAAAATAATAGGTTTTTGGAGAAAATATTTACAGATAAAGAAATTGAATATTTTAATTCTAAAAATTTTAAGGCAGAAAGTATAGCTGGTAATTTTGCAGCAAAGGAAGCTATAAGTAAATCTATGGGTACAGGAATCAGAATGTTTAACTTTAAAGATATAGAGGTTCTCAGAAATGAAATGGGAAAACCAATAGTAAAAACTTATAATAATCTGGCAAAAATGTGCATAGATTATAATGTTTTAGAAATAAAAGTTTCAATATCACATTCAAAAGATTATGCTATAGCAAATGCGATAACTATAATTAAGGACTAA